The proteins below are encoded in one region of Bosea sp. BIWAKO-01:
- the pyrC gene encoding dihydroorotase, whose product MRELAIVNAQLVDPASGRQGPGALLLRDGAIAEIAWGAAPATGEGVQRVDAGGLIVAPGLVDLRAFLGEPGAEFRETLGTGSQAAAAGGVTTVVCRPDTDPPIDDPAIIDFIKRRARDKAVVNVLPAAALTKGIEGREITEFGLLLEAGAVAFTDGSRAVRNPQVMRRAMIYGRDFDALLMNHLEDPDLRGAGVMNEGEFASRKGLPGIPNEAETVMLERDIRLARATGARYHAAMISCAESVELVRRAKADGVRITCGISINNLTLNENDVGDYRTFCKVSPPLRHEDERLAMVAALAEGVIDVVVSDHDPQDVETKRQPFAEAANGALGIETMLSAALRMVHAGQTDLPTLLAALSTRPAALLGLSCGRLSVGAPADLILLDPDAPYVVDKRKLKSRAKNSPFDEARLDGLVRTTFVAGRVVYEADAV is encoded by the coding sequence ATGCGCGAGCTTGCGATCGTCAACGCCCAACTGGTCGATCCTGCATCGGGCCGGCAGGGGCCGGGTGCGCTTCTGCTGCGCGATGGTGCGATTGCGGAGATCGCCTGGGGCGCCGCTCCGGCAACGGGCGAGGGCGTGCAGCGGGTCGATGCCGGCGGTCTGATCGTCGCGCCGGGGCTGGTCGATCTGCGCGCCTTTCTCGGTGAGCCGGGAGCGGAGTTTCGCGAAACGCTTGGCACGGGCTCGCAGGCTGCTGCAGCCGGAGGGGTCACCACGGTCGTCTGCAGGCCGGATACCGATCCGCCGATCGACGATCCCGCCATTATCGATTTCATCAAGCGCCGTGCCCGCGACAAGGCGGTCGTCAACGTGCTGCCGGCTGCCGCCCTGACCAAGGGGATCGAAGGCAGGGAGATCACGGAATTCGGCCTGCTTCTCGAAGCCGGCGCAGTCGCCTTCACCGATGGCTCCCGGGCCGTGCGCAATCCGCAGGTCATGCGCCGCGCCATGATCTACGGCCGCGATTTCGACGCGCTGCTGATGAACCATCTCGAGGATCCGGACCTGCGTGGCGCCGGCGTGATGAACGAGGGTGAGTTCGCCAGCCGCAAGGGCCTGCCGGGCATTCCGAACGAGGCCGAGACCGTCATGCTGGAGCGGGACATCCGCCTCGCTCGGGCGACCGGAGCACGCTACCACGCCGCGATGATCTCCTGTGCAGAATCCGTCGAACTCGTGCGCCGGGCCAAGGCCGACGGCGTGCGGATCACGTGCGGCATCTCGATCAACAATCTGACGCTGAACGAGAACGATGTCGGCGACTACCGCACCTTCTGCAAGGTCTCGCCACCACTACGCCATGAGGACGAGCGGCTCGCCATGGTGGCCGCGCTGGCCGAGGGCGTGATCGATGTCGTCGTCTCCGACCATGACCCGCAGGATGTCGAGACCAAGCGCCAGCCCTTTGCCGAGGCCGCCAATGGCGCGCTCGGCATCGAAACCATGCTGTCGGCGGCGCTGCGCATGGTCCATGCCGGGCAGACCGATCTGCCGACGCTGCTGGCGGCGCTTTCGACGCGCCCGGCCGCTCTGCTTGGATTGTCGTGCGGGCGCCTCTCCGTCGGGGCTCCGGCCGATCTGATCCTGCTCGATCCCGACGCGCCCTATGTCGTCGACAAGCGCAAGCTGAAATCGCGGGCCAAGAATTCGCCCTTCGACGAGGCTCGGCTCGACGGGTTGGTACGCACAACCTTCGTTGCCGGACGAGTGGTCTACGAGGCTGACGCAGTCTAA
- the topA gene encoding type I DNA topoisomerase, translating into MKLLVVESPAKAKTINKYLGSDYEVIASFGHIRDLPAKDGSVDPEDDFKMLWEIEGRGAKQVAEIAKAAKGAEKIILATDPDREGEAISWHVLEALNQKRAIKGIPVERVTFNAVTKDAVQKALANPRQIDQALVDAYLARRALDYLVGFTLSPVLWRKLPGARSAGRVQSVALRLVCEREREIEAFRAREYWSLVATLATDTGATFDARLVGADGKKITRLDIGTGAEAEAFKAALETALFNVAQVEAKPVKRHPYPPFQTSTLQQEASRKLGMAPARTMQVAQRLYEGVDIGGETVGLITYMRTDGVDMDGSAITAARSVIGKEFGAAYVPSAPRKYTVKAKNAQEAHEAIRPTDLARLPAMVVRHLEPEQAKLYELIWKRTIASQMESASLERTTVDVAAKVGSRHLELRATGQVVLFDGFLTLYQESRDDEEDEDSKKLPPMKAGDGLEKRAIAADQHFTEPPPRFSEASLVKRMEELGIGRPSTYAATLATLRDREYVRIEKKRLVPEDKGMLVTAFLESFFGRYVEFDFTASLEEKLDRVSNAEIDWKALLREFWEEFTQAIAGTKDLRVTEVLEALNGVLGEHIFPARGDGGDPRTCPTCGTGQLSLKLGKFGAFVGCSNYPECRYTRPLTVPANDGEATAEGGQGAPGVRVLGKDPVTEQDVTLRDGRFGPYVQLGEGEKPKRQSLPKGMSAAAVDLDKALALLALPKEVAKHPESGEPILVGIGRYGPYVQHGKTYANIDKDDDVLALGGNRAIDLIVAKESGAGGGRFGRGAAVPGRELGEHPAGGKLVVRAGKYGPYVNWGKVNATLPKAMTQESLTLEQAVELVNAKAEAGGAKGGAKAAAKTKRPSAAKAPAKAPAKKAAGKTAAKAAPKSKAKTKADAEG; encoded by the coding sequence ATGAAGCTCCTCGTCGTCGAGTCGCCGGCCAAGGCCAAGACGATCAACAAGTACCTGGGCTCCGATTACGAGGTCATCGCCTCGTTCGGGCATATTCGCGACTTGCCCGCGAAGGACGGCTCGGTTGATCCCGAAGACGACTTCAAGATGCTCTGGGAAATCGAGGGGCGCGGCGCCAAGCAGGTCGCGGAGATCGCCAAGGCGGCCAAGGGTGCCGAGAAGATCATTCTCGCAACCGACCCGGATCGCGAGGGCGAGGCGATTTCCTGGCACGTGCTGGAGGCGCTGAACCAGAAGCGCGCCATCAAGGGGATTCCGGTCGAGCGCGTCACCTTCAACGCCGTGACCAAGGATGCGGTGCAGAAGGCCCTCGCCAACCCGCGCCAGATCGATCAGGCCTTGGTCGACGCCTATCTGGCGCGTCGCGCGCTGGATTATCTCGTCGGCTTCACCCTGTCTCCGGTGCTCTGGCGCAAGCTGCCCGGTGCCCGCTCGGCCGGGCGCGTCCAGTCGGTGGCCCTGCGCCTCGTCTGCGAGCGCGAACGCGAAATCGAAGCCTTCAGGGCCCGGGAGTACTGGTCGCTGGTCGCGACGCTCGCGACCGATACCGGCGCGACCTTCGACGCCCGCCTGGTCGGCGCCGACGGCAAGAAGATCACCCGGCTCGACATCGGCACCGGGGCGGAAGCCGAAGCTTTCAAGGCGGCGCTGGAGACTGCCCTCTTCAACGTGGCGCAGGTCGAGGCCAAGCCGGTCAAGCGCCACCCCTACCCGCCTTTCCAGACCTCGACGCTGCAGCAGGAAGCCTCGCGTAAGCTCGGCATGGCACCTGCCCGCACCATGCAGGTGGCGCAGCGGCTCTATGAAGGCGTCGACATCGGGGGCGAGACCGTCGGTCTCATCACCTATATGCGAACTGATGGCGTCGACATGGACGGCAGCGCCATCACGGCCGCCCGTAGCGTCATCGGCAAGGAGTTCGGTGCGGCCTATGTGCCGAGCGCGCCCCGCAAATACACGGTCAAGGCGAAGAACGCGCAGGAAGCCCACGAGGCCATCCGCCCGACCGATCTCGCCCGGCTGCCGGCGATGGTCGTGCGCCATCTCGAACCCGAACAGGCAAAGCTCTACGAGCTGATCTGGAAGCGCACCATCGCGAGCCAGATGGAATCGGCCTCGCTGGAGCGCACGACGGTGGACGTCGCCGCCAAGGTCGGCTCGCGCCATCTGGAACTGCGTGCCACCGGCCAGGTCGTGCTCTTCGACGGCTTCCTGACGCTCTATCAGGAGAGCCGCGACGACGAAGAGGATGAGGACAGCAAGAAGCTGCCGCCGATGAAGGCAGGTGACGGGCTGGAAAAGCGCGCCATCGCCGCCGATCAGCACTTCACCGAGCCGCCGCCGCGCTTCTCCGAGGCGAGCCTGGTCAAGCGGATGGAAGAGCTCGGCATCGGCCGACCCTCGACCTATGCCGCGACGCTGGCCACGCTGCGCGACCGCGAATATGTCCGCATCGAGAAGAAGCGGCTGGTGCCCGAGGACAAGGGCATGCTGGTCACGGCTTTTCTCGAGAGCTTCTTCGGACGCTATGTCGAGTTCGATTTCACGGCGAGTCTGGAAGAGAAGCTCGACCGTGTCTCCAATGCCGAGATCGACTGGAAGGCGCTGCTGCGCGAGTTCTGGGAGGAGTTTACCCAGGCCATCGCCGGCACCAAGGACCTGCGCGTCACCGAGGTGCTGGAAGCGCTGAACGGCGTGCTGGGAGAGCACATCTTCCCGGCGCGCGGCGATGGCGGCGATCCGCGTACCTGCCCGACCTGCGGCACCGGCCAGCTCTCGCTGAAGCTTGGCAAGTTCGGCGCGTTCGTCGGCTGCTCGAACTACCCGGAATGCCGCTATACCCGGCCGCTGACCGTTCCGGCCAATGACGGCGAGGCCACGGCCGAGGGTGGCCAGGGCGCGCCTGGCGTGCGGGTCCTTGGCAAGGATCCGGTCACGGAACAGGACGTGACGCTGCGCGACGGTCGGTTCGGCCCCTATGTCCAGCTCGGCGAGGGCGAGAAGCCGAAGCGCCAGAGCCTGCCCAAGGGCATGAGCGCGGCTGCCGTCGATCTCGACAAGGCGCTGGCACTGCTGGCACTGCCCAAAGAGGTCGCGAAGCATCCGGAAAGCGGCGAGCCGATCCTGGTCGGCATCGGTCGCTACGGCCCCTATGTCCAGCACGGCAAGACCTACGCCAATATCGACAAGGACGACGATGTCCTCGCGCTCGGTGGCAACCGCGCCATCGACCTTATCGTCGCCAAGGAAAGCGGTGCGGGTGGAGGACGGTTCGGCCGTGGAGCGGCGGTGCCCGGACGTGAACTCGGCGAGCATCCTGCTGGCGGCAAGCTCGTCGTGCGCGCCGGCAAATACGGCCCCTATGTCAACTGGGGCAAGGTCAACGCGACACTGCCCAAGGCGATGACGCAGGAGAGCCTTACGCTCGAACAGGCGGTCGAGCTCGTCAACGCCAAGGCCGAAGCCGGCGGCGCGAAGGGCGGAGCCAAGGCAGCCGCCAAGACGAAGCGTCCAAGCGCAGCGAAGGCGCCCGCCAAAGCGCCAGCAAAGAAGGCTGCTGGCAAGACGGCGGCGAAGGCTGCGCCGAAGTCGAAGGCCAAGACCAAGGCCGACGCCGAGGGCTGA
- a CDS encoding aspartate carbamoyltransferase catalytic subunit, whose amino-acid sequence MTSPAPTYPHRHLLGIEGLSHLDIEALLDRAEDYVALSRQVEKKTATLRGRTQINLFFEPSTRTQASFELAGKRLGADVMNMSVASSSVKKGETLIDTAATLNAMRPDILVVRHHAAGAVNLLARKVDCSVVNAGDGAHEHPTQALLDALTIRRNKGRIAGLTVAICGDIVHSRVARSNIILLNALGAKVRLIAPSTLLPVGIERMGVSVFTDMKKGLEGADIVMMLRLQLERMHGAFVPSPKEYFRYFGLDRDKLALASPDALVMHPGPMNRGVEISSEVADGAQSLIREQVEMGVAVRMAVLDALAQHLPNG is encoded by the coding sequence ATGACATCGCCAGCCCCGACCTATCCGCACCGCCACCTCCTCGGCATCGAGGGCCTGTCGCATCTGGATATCGAGGCTCTCCTCGATCGCGCCGAAGACTATGTCGCGCTTTCGCGACAGGTCGAGAAGAAGACGGCGACCCTGCGCGGCCGCACCCAGATCAATCTCTTCTTCGAGCCCTCGACACGCACGCAGGCTTCCTTCGAGCTTGCCGGCAAGCGCCTCGGCGCCGACGTGATGAACATGTCGGTAGCATCCTCTTCGGTGAAGAAGGGCGAGACGCTGATCGACACGGCCGCAACGCTGAACGCGATGCGGCCCGATATTCTGGTGGTGCGCCATCACGCAGCCGGTGCGGTCAACCTGCTCGCCCGCAAGGTCGACTGCTCAGTAGTCAATGCCGGCGACGGCGCGCATGAGCACCCGACCCAGGCCCTGCTCGATGCGCTGACGATCCGCCGCAACAAGGGCCGGATCGCCGGGCTGACCGTCGCGATCTGCGGCGACATCGTGCATTCGCGGGTCGCGCGCTCCAACATCATCCTGCTCAATGCGCTTGGCGCAAAGGTCCGCCTGATCGCCCCCTCGACCCTGCTTCCGGTTGGCATCGAGCGTATGGGCGTCTCCGTCTTCACCGACATGAAGAAGGGACTGGAAGGGGCTGATATCGTGATGATGCTGCGCCTCCAGCTCGAGCGCATGCACGGCGCCTTCGTGCCGTCGCCGAAGGAGTATTTCCGCTATTTCGGCCTTGACCGCGACAAGCTCGCGCTGGCCAGCCCTGACGCGCTCGTGATGCATCCCGGCCCGATGAATCGCGGCGTCGAGATTTCCTCGGAAGTCGCTGACGGCGCTCAGTCCTTGATTCGCGAGCAGGTCGAGATGGGGGTCGCCGTCCGGATGGCGGTTCTGGATGCGCTGGCCCAGCATCTGCCCAATGGCTGA
- a CDS encoding DUF2778 domain-containing protein: protein MSFSSGPTAGLAPRARNRRHRIRFSRIAFVVATLGLSAAAGFWAQKGGQPIVSAVRELAPMLEPVMVASSGRYDPLLDPGYSLGPAPLPLGEHSPLAAGFLSAAAPPADPVEPPAPAIEPEIVAPVPQPQDAPKLVQMTPLPVPRPSELRLPADPEAPRVAERQTTRRTRTAAVPPAPTAADNRSFFEKIFGVQRSSGPALAYAAPEDDVVDRSRGRRLSPTLPSSSGVSAQATAIYDISARMVYMPNGDRLEAHSGLGDKLDDPRFAHVRMQGVTPPHVYDLKEREALFHGVRAIRLHPVGGSGAIHGRAGLLAHTYLLGPRGDSNGCVSFRDYDKFLQAYLRGEVKRLVVVASM from the coding sequence ATGAGTTTTTCGTCCGGTCCGACTGCTGGCCTCGCCCCTCGTGCGCGCAATCGCCGGCACAGGATCCGTTTCTCCCGAATTGCCTTCGTCGTCGCGACCCTGGGTCTGAGCGCCGCAGCGGGCTTCTGGGCACAAAAGGGCGGTCAGCCGATCGTCTCTGCCGTGCGTGAGCTTGCCCCCATGCTGGAACCGGTCATGGTCGCTTCCAGCGGACGCTACGATCCGCTCCTTGATCCCGGCTATTCGCTGGGGCCGGCTCCTCTCCCCCTTGGCGAGCACTCTCCCCTGGCCGCCGGCTTCCTATCCGCTGCGGCGCCCCCTGCCGACCCCGTCGAGCCGCCGGCTCCGGCCATCGAACCGGAGATCGTTGCGCCGGTGCCGCAGCCGCAGGACGCGCCCAAGCTCGTTCAGATGACGCCGCTCCCGGTGCCGCGCCCGTCCGAGCTTCGCCTTCCCGCCGATCCGGAGGCACCGCGCGTAGCCGAGCGCCAGACCACCCGGCGGACACGGACAGCAGCCGTCCCGCCCGCACCGACGGCAGCGGATAACCGCTCGTTCTTCGAGAAGATCTTTGGGGTGCAGCGCTCGTCCGGGCCGGCTCTCGCCTATGCGGCGCCGGAGGACGACGTCGTCGACAGGAGCCGTGGCAGAAGACTAAGCCCGACCTTGCCGAGTTCGTCGGGCGTCTCGGCCCAGGCGACGGCCATCTACGATATCTCGGCGCGCATGGTGTACATGCCGAATGGCGACCGGCTCGAGGCGCATTCCGGCCTCGGCGACAAGTTGGACGACCCACGCTTCGCGCATGTGAGGATGCAGGGTGTCACGCCGCCGCATGTCTACGACCTGAAGGAGCGCGAGGCTCTTTTCCACGGCGTGCGGGCCATCCGGCTCCACCCGGTCGGTGGCAGCGGCGCCATCCACGGCCGCGCCGGCCTGTTGGCGCATACCTACCTCCTCGGACCAAGGGGCGATTCGAACGGATGCGTCTCGTTCAGGGACTATGACAAGTTCCTGCAGGCCTATCTCAGGGGTGAGGTCAAACGCCTGGTCGTCGTAGCCAGCATGTAG
- a CDS encoding MerR family transcriptional regulator has product MKEERHTIGELAKLSGVSVRRIRFYSDSGLLPPATRTFSNYRVYSAEDVARLDLIRALRDIGLGLAVIRKILSRRLSLTDVLTMRLRALEAEIASQRRVAAVLRATLKSPDPTETDLRRLWTVTTLSNAQFRLLVERFYDEVAGGAQMDDAWKRQMIEASTPELPDDPTSAQIDAWAELTAIITDESYVAEMRANAGAMWTAEFDPAAYAEAANRTLAKVRAAMDDGAEPDSASGAAIAQEWLEGLARAMKRAPDRAFLDWHLDQYRKHHARSIRYQQLLAILRGNDTGSPVGSEWHWINEAMRPRLAQPE; this is encoded by the coding sequence ATGAAGGAAGAACGGCACACGATTGGCGAGCTTGCAAAGCTCAGCGGCGTCTCGGTCAGGCGGATTCGGTTCTATTCCGACAGCGGATTGCTGCCGCCGGCGACGCGAACCTTCAGCAACTACCGTGTGTATTCCGCGGAGGATGTCGCGCGTCTCGATCTGATCCGGGCGCTGCGCGATATCGGGCTCGGCCTCGCAGTCATCCGAAAGATCCTGTCGAGGCGGCTTTCGCTGACGGACGTTCTGACCATGCGCCTTCGCGCACTGGAGGCGGAGATCGCCTCGCAGCGCCGTGTCGCCGCCGTCCTGCGCGCGACCTTGAAGTCGCCGGACCCCACCGAAACCGATCTCAGGAGATTATGGACCGTGACGACCCTTTCCAATGCCCAGTTCCGGCTGCTGGTCGAGCGCTTCTACGACGAGGTCGCCGGAGGCGCGCAGATGGACGATGCCTGGAAGCGCCAGATGATCGAGGCCAGCACACCCGAGCTCCCGGACGATCCGACGTCCGCGCAGATCGATGCCTGGGCCGAGCTTACAGCGATCATCACCGATGAAAGCTACGTGGCCGAGATGCGGGCGAATGCTGGGGCCATGTGGACCGCTGAGTTCGACCCCGCCGCCTATGCCGAAGCCGCGAACCGGACCCTCGCCAAGGTTCGCGCCGCGATGGACGACGGCGCAGAACCGGATTCCGCAAGCGGTGCCGCGATCGCGCAGGAATGGCTTGAAGGATTAGCCCGCGCAATGAAGCGCGCTCCCGATCGGGCTTTCCTGGATTGGCATCTCGATCAGTATCGGAAGCACCACGCCCGTTCGATCCGCTATCAGCAGTTGCTCGCCATCTTGCGCGGCAACGACACCGGAAGCCCCGTCGGCTCCGAATGGCACTGGATCAATGAAGCGATGAGACCGCGTCTGGCTCAACCGGAGTGA
- the dprA gene encoding DNA-processing protein DprA — protein MALTDRQRLDWLRLIRSESIGPRTFRALMNRYGGAAAALDALPELARSTGRSIKICSTAEAEREIEALRRRGGRLIALGEPDYPRPLQAIDSAPPLLLVLGRGEVLLRPCVALVGSRNASAAGLKFTARLAQDLGEAGFVVVSGLARGIDTAAHGASLGTGTVAVLAGGLDEIYPPQNAQLFERLIMSGAAISEMPMGWAPRGRDFPRRNRLVSGLALGTVVVEAARKSGSLITARFANEQGRQVFAVPGSPLDPRAEGGNHLIREGATLCAEAAHVIEALAPLLGHGGALPTGLAQAREGYDPESEYLWDELDLPEISPAPRTVPPPAVAGSDLVLPPEAAGEAEGEGGSEEIRARVLALLGAAPVSLDDLIRASGQSARDVGRLLIELELDGAILRHPGGALSRVMP, from the coding sequence ATCGCACTCACCGATCGCCAGCGTCTCGACTGGCTCCGGCTGATCCGCAGCGAGAGTATCGGCCCACGCACCTTTCGCGCCCTGATGAATCGGTATGGCGGTGCCGCAGCCGCGCTCGATGCCTTGCCGGAACTGGCGCGGAGCACCGGTCGCAGCATCAAGATCTGCTCGACTGCCGAAGCGGAGCGCGAGATCGAGGCGCTGCGCCGACGCGGCGGCCGGTTGATCGCCCTGGGAGAGCCTGACTATCCGCGGCCACTGCAGGCGATCGATTCCGCGCCGCCGCTCCTGCTCGTGCTTGGTCGCGGCGAGGTGCTTCTGCGCCCCTGCGTCGCGCTGGTGGGCTCGCGCAACGCCTCGGCGGCCGGCCTGAAATTCACCGCCAGGCTGGCGCAGGATCTCGGAGAGGCCGGTTTCGTGGTGGTGTCGGGGTTGGCGCGCGGCATCGATACCGCCGCCCACGGCGCGAGCCTGGGCACCGGTACCGTCGCCGTGCTCGCAGGCGGGCTCGACGAGATCTATCCGCCCCAGAACGCTCAATTGTTCGAGCGACTGATCATGTCGGGAGCGGCGATCAGCGAAATGCCGATGGGGTGGGCCCCGCGTGGACGCGACTTTCCGCGGCGCAACCGCCTTGTTTCCGGGCTCGCGCTCGGCACTGTCGTAGTCGAGGCAGCGCGCAAATCTGGGTCGTTGATCACCGCCCGCTTCGCCAATGAACAGGGACGCCAGGTCTTTGCCGTACCGGGCTCGCCGCTTGATCCGCGCGCCGAGGGTGGCAATCACCTGATCCGTGAAGGCGCGACCCTATGCGCGGAGGCTGCGCATGTCATCGAGGCGCTCGCGCCGTTGCTGGGCCATGGCGGCGCCCTGCCGACAGGTCTCGCACAGGCACGCGAGGGCTATGACCCGGAATCAGAGTATCTCTGGGACGAACTCGATCTGCCGGAAATCTCCCCGGCGCCGAGGACCGTTCCGCCCCCTGCCGTCGCCGGCTCCGATCTCGTACTACCGCCGGAAGCGGCAGGCGAAGCGGAAGGAGAAGGGGGAAGCGAAGAGATCCGCGCGCGCGTCCTGGCCCTGCTCGGAGCGGCTCCCGTTTCCTTGGACGACCTGATCCGGGCCAGCGGCCAGTCCGCCCGCGATGTCGGCCGGCTGCTGATCGAGCTGGAACTCGACGGTGCGATTCTGCGCCATCCCGGCGGCGCGCTTTCGCGCGTCATGCCCTGA
- the plsY gene encoding glycerol-3-phosphate 1-O-acyltransferase PlsY: MPEMMSLGLSGSAALAAVAIGYLLGSIPFGVVLTRLSGGPDLRSIGSGNIGATNVLRTGNKKLAALTLMGDMLKGTAAVLVGLYLIGGQDAALLAGLGAFLGHLFPVWLRFKGGKGVATYLGILIGLKWPIAVTFAAIWLSVAYLSRYSSLAALLASLLTPLLLWFWANEPRMAVLMAVLTVLLWFMHRENIARLLDRSEGKIGQKG; the protein is encoded by the coding sequence ATGCCTGAGATGATGAGTTTGGGCCTGTCCGGCTCGGCGGCTCTGGCTGCCGTGGCCATCGGTTATCTGCTGGGCTCGATCCCTTTCGGCGTCGTGTTGACACGCCTCAGCGGCGGACCTGATCTTCGCAGCATCGGCTCGGGCAATATCGGCGCCACCAATGTCTTGCGCACCGGCAACAAGAAGCTGGCGGCACTGACCCTGATGGGAGACATGCTCAAGGGCACGGCGGCCGTGCTCGTCGGGCTCTATCTGATCGGCGGCCAGGATGCCGCGCTCCTCGCCGGGCTCGGTGCCTTCCTCGGGCATCTCTTCCCCGTCTGGCTGCGCTTCAAGGGCGGCAAGGGCGTCGCCACCTATCTCGGCATTCTGATCGGGTTGAAATGGCCGATCGCGGTGACCTTCGCGGCGATTTGGCTCAGCGTCGCCTATCTCAGCCGCTATTCGTCGCTTGCTGCGCTGCTCGCCAGCCTGCTGACCCCACTGCTGCTCTGGTTCTGGGCGAACGAGCCGCGCATGGCCGTCCTGATGGCCGTCCTGACGGTGCTGCTCTGGTTCATGCATCGCGAGAACATTGCAAGGCTGCTGGACCGCAGCGAGGGCAAGATCGGCCAGAAGGGCTGA
- a CDS encoding AEC family transporter — protein MNPIINSLVAIFLVLATGWALKARGFVSPNHWAGVERLTYQVLFPAVVIHTLAVADLSQLPVLAMGLTLVTAILGVSTVLLIVRPLLSRVGINGPAFTSVLQGSVRWNTFVALALAAGLHGREGATLMAIAVASMIPLLNVLCVLVLARFAVGRPMSAAETARSIAVNPFIWSSAVGLLLNQMQWMLPAALTTYVDILGRAALGVGLLVVGAGLEIHRLRQPRFAHGLAIGLKLVVMPLVAWMLARQFGVTGTALTITVVAAAVPTATAAYFLARDMGGDAPLMAEITTMQTLLALVTLPVAVLLLG, from the coding sequence ATGAATCCGATCATCAACAGCCTGGTGGCGATCTTCCTGGTGCTCGCGACCGGCTGGGCCCTGAAGGCTCGCGGTTTCGTCTCCCCCAACCACTGGGCCGGGGTCGAACGGCTGACCTATCAGGTGCTGTTCCCGGCCGTCGTCATTCACACCCTGGCCGTCGCGGATCTGAGCCAGTTGCCGGTGCTGGCGATGGGGCTGACCCTGGTCACTGCGATCCTCGGCGTATCGACCGTCCTCCTGATCGTTCGCCCCCTGCTTTCTCGTGTCGGGATCAACGGCCCGGCCTTCACTTCGGTCCTGCAGGGTTCGGTGCGCTGGAACACCTTCGTCGCGCTGGCCCTGGCGGCCGGGCTGCACGGCCGCGAGGGCGCAACGCTGATGGCGATCGCGGTGGCTTCGATGATCCCGCTGCTCAACGTCCTCTGCGTCCTCGTATTGGCGCGCTTTGCCGTTGGGCGCCCGATGAGCGCGGCGGAGACGGCGCGCTCGATCGCGGTGAATCCCTTCATCTGGTCGTCTGCCGTCGGACTTCTGCTCAATCAGATGCAATGGATGCTGCCCGCGGCCCTCACGACCTATGTCGATATCCTTGGCCGGGCGGCGCTGGGTGTCGGGTTGCTCGTCGTCGGCGCCGGACTCGAGATTCATCGCTTGAGGCAGCCGCGATTCGCACATGGCCTTGCCATCGGCCTCAAGCTCGTCGTGATGCCGCTCGTCGCCTGGATGCTGGCGCGACAGTTCGGCGTCACCGGCACCGCATTGACGATCACGGTGGTCGCGGCTGCGGTGCCGACGGCTACCGCGGCCTATTTCCTCGCGCGTGACATGGGTGGCGACGCCCCGTTGATGGCTGAGATCACCACGATGCAGACCCTTCTGGCGCTCGTGACATTGCCGGTGGCGGTCCTGCTGCTGGGCTGA
- the ruvX gene encoding Holliday junction resolvase RuvX: MSANLVPLETFLNLPDHARLLGLDLGTKTIGLALSDVERQIATPLETIKRVKFGLDAAALLKVAAKFEVGGLIIGLPLNMDGTEGPRVQSTRAFVRNLAPLTALPIAFWDERMSTLAVTRTLLSADASRAKRAEVVDKMAAAYILQGALDRLMRMEPPDTEEA; the protein is encoded by the coding sequence ATGTCAGCCAATCTGGTTCCGCTTGAAACCTTCCTGAACCTGCCCGATCACGCGCGGCTGCTCGGCCTCGACCTCGGCACCAAGACGATCGGCCTCGCGCTGTCCGATGTGGAGCGCCAGATCGCCACGCCGCTGGAGACGATCAAGCGGGTCAAGTTCGGGCTCGACGCAGCTGCCCTCCTGAAGGTCGCCGCGAAGTTCGAAGTCGGAGGCCTGATCATCGGCCTGCCGCTCAACATGGATGGCACGGAAGGACCGCGCGTCCAGTCGACACGGGCCTTCGTCCGCAATCTCGCCCCCCTCACCGCCTTGCCGATCGCATTCTGGGACGAGCGCATGTCGACGCTGGCCGTGACCCGGACCTTGCTCTCGGCGGACGCCTCCAGAGCCAAGCGCGCCGAGGTCGTCGACAAGATGGCTGCGGCCTACATCCTGCAGGGCGCCCTCGATCGCCTGATGCGCATGGAGCCCCCGGACACCGAAGAAGCCTGA